In Deltaproteobacteria bacterium, a single window of DNA contains:
- a CDS encoding YIP1 family protein, which translates to MRSLRAIAGTIFDPVGTFRGLAEGPKTLLALLFVVLAQLSVPLALSGRLDTRAAAMNELGPKIGEMTDRDVSEAIQQKEKIASVIIVAKALVGPPLLALELTIVLWLWGRYLRGKPAFGVLYSLCTHAQIPFALRALGRTAVILGRTQIEPDEVDNLLPSGLAPLFHGSQPIAHALAGADLFLLWTAVLLGIALYAAGKLSVTRAVVGMTLAYAAFVAVFLVALPGLGGA; encoded by the coding sequence ATGCGCAGCTTGCGCGCCATCGCCGGCACCATCTTCGACCCGGTGGGCACGTTCCGCGGCCTCGCCGAGGGGCCGAAGACGCTCCTGGCCCTCCTCTTCGTGGTCCTGGCCCAGCTCTCCGTGCCGCTCGCCCTCTCCGGGCGCCTCGACACCCGCGCCGCGGCCATGAACGAGCTCGGCCCGAAGATCGGCGAGATGACCGATCGCGACGTCAGCGAGGCCATCCAGCAGAAGGAGAAGATCGCCAGCGTGATCATCGTGGCCAAGGCCCTGGTCGGGCCGCCGCTGCTCGCGCTGGAGCTGACCATCGTGCTCTGGCTCTGGGGGCGGTACCTGCGCGGAAAGCCCGCGTTCGGCGTGCTGTACTCGCTGTGCACCCACGCGCAGATCCCGTTCGCGCTGCGCGCGCTGGGCCGGACCGCGGTCATCCTGGGGCGAACCCAGATCGAGCCCGACGAGGTGGACAACCTGCTCCCCTCGGGCCTGGCGCCGCTCTTTCATGGCTCGCAGCCGATTGCGCACGCGCTCGCCGGCGCCGACCTGTTCCTGCTTTGGACCGCGGTGCTCCTGGGCATCGCGCTCTACGCCGCTGGAAAGCTCTCGGTCACCCGAGCGGTCGTCGGAATGACCTTGGCCTACGCCGCGTTCGTGGCCGTCTTCCTGGTGGCGCTGCCCGGCCTTGGAGGGGCCTAG
- a CDS encoding TolC family protein, whose amino-acid sequence MLHTLVLLALAQVADPSAARTLTLEQAFGLADTNHVDVQLADLSLQQAAQDEKGSYAGILPRADLAAQLSKSYSKNNQVLIENGAAVPVTSGWVPTFWGAQLTAQQNIIDGGKWWTRISKGHADREAAEAQLAEARLQAHQTVGHLFYELVRAGRSLEILQVNVQRSQEQVDRAQALFEAGRGPKSDYYAAQVNLANDEIAVAQQRAKTDVARNNLNIALGQAAEQPIDAKPPDLSARPATVNASQADEQALKARPGLAALRKQIDSSGMTITLAKGDYYPALNASLMYQYQRAPAGVVTDNAPWNNYTATGSLNLQWNLFNGRSTDVAVQKAELAQSAARVNLIKSERQVTQDTETAVRTLTVNLEALSLAEKANQAANLGLQLAQERFKAGAASNLEVRDAQLKLTSAELNLVSTQIDVHLADLDVRAAEGAL is encoded by the coding sequence ATGCTGCACACCCTGGTGCTCCTCGCGCTGGCGCAGGTGGCGGATCCGTCCGCTGCCCGAACGCTCACCCTCGAACAGGCCTTTGGTCTGGCGGACACGAACCACGTCGACGTGCAGCTCGCCGACCTCTCCCTGCAGCAGGCCGCGCAGGACGAGAAGGGCAGCTACGCGGGCATCCTGCCGCGGGCGGACCTCGCGGCCCAGCTCTCGAAGTCGTACTCCAAGAACAACCAGGTCCTCATCGAGAACGGGGCGGCGGTGCCCGTCACCAGCGGCTGGGTGCCCACGTTCTGGGGCGCGCAGCTGACCGCCCAGCAGAACATCATCGACGGCGGCAAGTGGTGGACGCGCATCTCCAAGGGCCACGCCGACCGCGAGGCCGCGGAGGCCCAGCTCGCCGAGGCGCGGCTGCAGGCCCACCAGACCGTCGGACACCTCTTCTACGAGCTCGTCCGCGCCGGGCGAAGCCTGGAGATCCTGCAGGTGAACGTGCAGCGCTCACAGGAGCAGGTGGATCGGGCGCAGGCGCTGTTCGAGGCCGGCCGCGGGCCCAAGAGCGACTACTACGCCGCGCAGGTGAACCTCGCGAACGACGAGATCGCCGTGGCCCAGCAGCGCGCCAAGACGGACGTGGCCCGCAACAACCTCAACATCGCCCTGGGCCAGGCGGCGGAGCAGCCCATCGACGCCAAGCCGCCGGATCTCTCCGCGCGGCCGGCGACCGTCAACGCGAGCCAGGCCGACGAACAAGCCTTGAAGGCTCGCCCCGGTCTGGCCGCGCTGCGCAAGCAGATCGACTCGTCCGGCATGACGATCACCCTCGCCAAGGGCGACTATTACCCGGCGCTGAACGCGTCGCTCATGTACCAGTACCAGCGCGCGCCAGCGGGTGTCGTCACCGACAATGCGCCGTGGAACAACTACACCGCCACCGGCTCGCTGAATCTGCAGTGGAACCTCTTCAATGGTCGCAGCACGGACGTCGCGGTGCAGAAGGCCGAGCTCGCGCAGAGCGCCGCGCGCGTGAACCTCATCAAGAGCGAGCGCCAGGTCACCCAGGACACCGAGACGGCCGTGCGCACCCTGACCGTGAACCTCGAGGCGCTCAGCCTCGCCGAGAAGGCGAACCAGGCCGCGAACCTGGGGCTGCAGCTCGCGCAGGAGCGGTTCAAGGCCGGCGCGGCGTCGAACCTGGAGGTCCGCGACGCGCAGCTCAAGCTCACCTCCGCCGAGCTCAACCTCGTCTCCACGCAGATCGACGTGCACCTTGCGGATCTCGACGTCCGCGCCGCCGAGGGGGCCCTGTGA